From one Simplicispira suum genomic stretch:
- a CDS encoding 3-hydroxybutyrate dehydrogenase — translation MLQGKTALVTGSTSGIGLGIAKAFARQGAHVMLNGFGDSEGARAQVQAAGAQAGARVAYHGADMSRVADIEDMMATCQRELGAVDILVNNAGIQHVANIEDFAVERWDAVIAINLTSAFHTTRLALPAMKAANWGRIINLASVHGLVASAQKSAYVAAKHGIVGLTKVTALETATTGVTCNAICPGWVLTPLVQKQVDAKASEHGLSNEDAKKLLLGEKEPSMQFTTPEELAELALFFCSPAGNNVRGVAWNMDGGWAAQ, via the coding sequence ATGCTTCAAGGAAAGACTGCTCTCGTCACAGGCTCTACCAGTGGAATTGGCCTGGGGATCGCCAAGGCGTTCGCGCGCCAGGGCGCCCATGTCATGCTCAACGGCTTTGGCGACAGCGAAGGCGCACGCGCGCAAGTGCAGGCCGCCGGCGCACAGGCAGGCGCGCGCGTCGCCTACCACGGGGCCGATATGTCGCGGGTAGCCGACATCGAAGACATGATGGCCACTTGCCAACGCGAACTCGGCGCCGTGGACATCCTGGTGAACAACGCCGGCATCCAGCATGTGGCGAACATTGAGGACTTCGCCGTCGAACGCTGGGACGCGGTGATTGCCATCAACCTCACCAGCGCATTCCACACCACGCGACTCGCGCTGCCCGCCATGAAAGCGGCCAACTGGGGACGCATCATCAACCTCGCCTCAGTCCACGGGCTGGTGGCGTCTGCGCAAAAATCAGCCTACGTGGCGGCCAAACACGGCATCGTGGGCCTTACCAAAGTCACCGCGCTGGAGACCGCCACCACCGGGGTCACCTGCAACGCCATCTGCCCAGGTTGGGTGCTGACGCCGCTGGTGCAAAAGCAGGTGGACGCAAAGGCAAGCGAGCACGGCCTGTCCAATGAAGATGCGAAAAAGCTGCTGCTGGGCGAGAAAGAACCCTCGATGCAGTTCACCACCCCCGAAGAACTGGCCGAATTGGCGCTGTTCTTCTGCTCCCCTGCAGGCAACAACGTTCGCGGCGTGGCCTGGAACATGGATGGCGGCTGGGCAGCGCAATAG
- a CDS encoding SIMPL domain-containing protein (The SIMPL domain is named for its presence in mouse protein SIMPL (signalling molecule that associates with mouse pelle-like kinase). Bacterial member BP26, from Brucella, was shown to assemble into a channel-like structure, while YggE from E. coli has been associated with resistance to oxidative stress.) — MKTTRSMFASILFFLAACGAAQAQSSLTPAPQNVMQLEASGTVEVQQDVLVLTLGTVKEGKDAALVQTQLRQALDAALQEARRSAEPQKMEVRTGNFSLSPRYGQNQQITGWQGSAELILEGRDFPRITTAAARVSSMTVSRVAFDLSREQRETVERDAQQQAIARFKAQAQQLSAGFGFGGYGLREVAVHSNSSAPGPRPRMMAMEARGASVSSDAQLPVEAGKASVTVTVSGSVQMR; from the coding sequence ATGAAAACCACACGCTCAATGTTCGCTTCCATCTTGTTTTTTCTCGCCGCTTGTGGGGCGGCGCAGGCGCAATCGAGCCTCACCCCCGCGCCTCAGAACGTGATGCAACTCGAGGCCAGCGGTACGGTAGAGGTGCAGCAGGACGTTCTGGTGCTCACCCTCGGGACGGTGAAGGAGGGCAAGGATGCTGCGCTTGTCCAAACCCAGCTGCGCCAGGCACTGGATGCGGCGTTGCAGGAAGCGCGCCGCAGCGCCGAGCCGCAAAAGATGGAGGTGCGCACCGGCAATTTTTCGCTCTCGCCGCGTTATGGACAAAACCAGCAGATCACGGGCTGGCAGGGCAGCGCTGAATTGATCCTGGAGGGGCGCGACTTTCCCCGCATCACCACCGCTGCAGCGCGTGTGAGCAGCATGACGGTCAGCCGTGTCGCCTTTGACTTGAGCCGCGAGCAGCGCGAAACGGTGGAGCGGGACGCGCAACAGCAGGCCATCGCGCGCTTCAAGGCGCAGGCGCAGCAGCTGAGCGCCGGATTCGGATTTGGCGGCTACGGCCTGCGCGAAGTGGCCGTGCACAGCAACAGCTCGGCTCCGGGCCCGCGTCCGCGCATGATGGCAATGGAAGCGCGCGGCGCCAGCGTTTCGTCCGACGCGCAACTGCCCGTGGAGGCTGGCAAGGCCAGCGTCACGGTGACCGTCTCGGGCAGTGTCCAGATGCGCTGA
- the ompR gene encoding two-component system response regulator OmpR — protein MATTNAARTDKVLVVDDDARIRDLLRRYLTQEGFEVVLAEDGKALNRILLRDTVDLIVLDLMMPGEDGLSICRRLRAANERTPIIMLTAKGEDVDRIVGLEVGADDYLGKPFNPRELLARIHAVLRRRPAHEAPGAPSGDNETVSFGPFTFDLGTRALQKNGEELPLTTGEFAMLKALVRHPRQPLSREKLAVLARGREFEPFDRSLDVQVSRLRKLIEEDAAAPRYIQTVWGVGYVFVPDGAG, from the coding sequence ATGGCCACAACCAACGCTGCACGCACCGACAAGGTGCTGGTGGTGGATGACGATGCACGCATCCGCGACCTGCTGCGCCGCTATCTCACTCAGGAGGGCTTTGAAGTCGTCCTCGCCGAAGACGGCAAGGCGCTCAACCGCATCCTGCTGCGCGACACCGTGGATCTGATCGTGCTCGATCTGATGATGCCGGGCGAAGATGGCCTGTCGATCTGCCGGCGCCTGCGCGCCGCCAACGAGCGCACACCCATCATCATGCTGACCGCCAAGGGAGAAGACGTGGACCGCATTGTCGGCCTGGAAGTGGGCGCCGACGACTATCTGGGCAAGCCCTTCAACCCGCGCGAGCTGCTGGCGCGCATCCACGCCGTGCTGCGCCGCCGGCCCGCTCACGAGGCACCCGGTGCACCGTCGGGCGATAACGAGACCGTCAGCTTCGGGCCCTTCACGTTTGATCTGGGGACGCGCGCTTTGCAGAAAAATGGGGAAGAGCTGCCGCTGACCACGGGCGAGTTCGCCATGCTCAAGGCCTTGGTACGTCACCCGCGCCAGCCGCTTTCGCGCGAAAAACTGGCCGTGCTGGCGCGTGGCCGCGAGTTCGAGCCCTTTGACCGCAGCCTGGACGTGCAGGTCTCGCGTTTGCGCAAGCTGATTGAAGAGGACGCGGCCGCCCCGCGCTACATCCAGACCGTCTGGGGTGTGGGCTACGTTTTTGTACCCGATGGTGCGGGCTGA